One Streptomyces sp. NBC_00102 DNA segment encodes these proteins:
- a CDS encoding TIGR02679 family protein yields MNGTPADEARLRRLLGGPDLAWLLERVRRRLERGRPLTGPVSLAAPTPAQREAAERLLGRAPGGGKVLTVRLDAVDALLIGSGAGPEGLAAAVTTLTGPVVLLEEVRRSEDRAWREAYAPLATLAGAATPAVAAGEVRRLAEWAARVRDDGLVRRLARTPEAARPLLDQAVRVLGALPAEPPRSLSVFAAELLGSAHALDDGTPLSTLCLSGIRALTGHPDGTGAAWRRAAWASAGLLRDDVSSTVLTLNLRGTPALDWMADLGDPCVLTLRQLAHRPPLITPPVVHVCENPAVLSAAADTHGPGALPLVCLQGQPSAAALALLAHLHELGAVFRYHGDFDWGGLRIATTLLGRVPWQPWRYSAADYRAAVAASGADAENGAALRPLTGAAAPSPWDPDLALALAEHGVRVEEEAVLETLLADLAGERSEGVAPDGG; encoded by the coding sequence GTGAACGGCACGCCCGCCGACGAGGCGCGCCTGCGCCGGCTCCTCGGCGGGCCCGACCTGGCCTGGCTGCTGGAGCGGGTACGCCGTCGGCTGGAGCGGGGCCGGCCGCTCACCGGACCGGTCTCCCTCGCCGCGCCCACACCCGCCCAACGGGAAGCGGCCGAGAGGCTGTTGGGCAGAGCCCCGGGCGGCGGAAAGGTGCTGACGGTCCGGCTCGACGCCGTGGACGCCCTACTGATCGGCTCGGGCGCCGGCCCCGAGGGGTTGGCCGCGGCCGTGACCACGCTCACCGGGCCGGTCGTCCTCCTCGAAGAGGTCCGCCGGAGCGAGGACCGTGCCTGGCGGGAGGCGTACGCCCCGCTCGCCACGCTGGCCGGAGCCGCCACGCCCGCCGTTGCCGCCGGGGAGGTTCGGCGCCTCGCGGAGTGGGCCGCCCGGGTGCGCGACGACGGCCTGGTCCGCCGCCTCGCCCGTACGCCGGAAGCCGCCCGGCCGCTCCTCGATCAGGCGGTACGCGTCCTTGGCGCACTGCCCGCCGAGCCGCCGCGCTCCCTGTCCGTGTTCGCCGCCGAACTCCTCGGGAGCGCCCATGCGTTGGACGACGGTACACCCCTGTCGACCCTCTGCCTCTCCGGCATCCGCGCCCTCACCGGGCATCCGGACGGGACGGGCGCGGCCTGGCGGCGGGCCGCCTGGGCCTCCGCCGGCCTGCTCCGCGACGACGTCTCCTCCACGGTCCTCACCCTCAACCTCCGCGGCACCCCCGCGCTGGACTGGATGGCCGACCTGGGCGACCCGTGCGTCCTCACCCTGCGCCAACTGGCCCACCGTCCGCCCCTGATCACCCCACCGGTGGTCCACGTCTGCGAGAACCCCGCCGTCCTCTCCGCCGCCGCGGACACCCACGGCCCGGGCGCGCTGCCGCTCGTCTGCCTGCAGGGCCAGCCCTCGGCCGCCGCCCTCGCCCTCCTCGCGCACCTCCACGAACTTGGCGCGGTCTTCCGCTACCACGGCGACTTCGACTGGGGCGGCCTGCGCATCGCCACGACGCTGCTCGGGCGGGTGCCGTGGCAGCCCTGGCGGTACTCGGCGGCCGACTACCGGGCCGCGGTGGCCGCTTCCGGTGCCGATGCCGAAAACGGTGCCGCTCTCCGGCCGCTGACCGGAGCAGCCGCCCCCTCGCCGTGGGACCCGGATCTGGCGCTCGCGCTGGCCGAACACGGCGTGCGGGTGGAGGAAGAGGCGGTGCTGGAAACGCTGTTGGCGGACCTCGCGGGTGAGCGGTCGGAGGGTGTGGCCCCGGATGGCGGGTGA
- a CDS encoding CHAT domain-containing protein yields MRVDRSVTPDGRVDAEVVSGPDADAELRGLLRTCDTRTDMAARLAAGRLCAARALAAPGEHGVVHGCMAGTLLYPVWVSDPDLVPPELAARYASNDPTTHPDPTDADGPDEWAVSAAALKIAAEGRQHHPPPDALPDVRRLHELAVLLTANPAPPEIRNATAIGLGSLAVLATPEYDPAFAGRLRGVTDAVAVAGATWPFGDLADGDPVRFVRGSLEGIPADSPERLLVLDGLGRRLLDRYTESYDLEDLHESAGIAREVLAQLPPGSPRLSSCLGALGKALLLMYQVAGATSEECDEVVALCRRAVDARPEQPGRAGYDLGMALVLRAQHVGRTEDLDEAIAVFTGALEAAGSPELVAVLRNSLSNALRARSVATGSRADLVAALGLVDQPLDSPEGPDGPQLPLLAPAMALFNRYMRDPRANKADLEEALRRLRRAESLMPPAHPDRPTALDDLGLVLMASYQHSGDPAQLNEAVTAHRESVALTREGHGSLGPRLLNLSVALSLRHQLTEDGADLREFQECRRRAAELPDGGPANRASALSSLGMGLASGLERLPGPAARLDEAVRLLRQALALTPEDDPMLPRRRLNLAVALLHRIARGRRRDEVAEAREARRLADTAVATLPPGSPHLAGALTVAADARLLSPFALVSSSARAEVVALFRRALDATAADHPTRTQRLMNLGNALCFTGLRRRPGKEALAEAAEHFRQAALEQQCPPAQRLAAAQAWGEARAEAGDWAGALDGHVVAVDLLHSVAPRHLVRADQEFQLSRRVGLGAAAAACAVRCGQPGLAVGLLEQARGVILSHTFDADSDLTRLREAEPDLADRFEELRAALDTATGSDGFLSEEPSGPTGTGTGADERQRLAAAWHDLTATIRTEHPGLELLRPVRDWDESELRATAAAGPVVLVNVSPYGSDALIVTERAIEAVPLPDLDPRTTAKRRKAFESALLRIEAPETSRKQSRKAQQDVRDTLAWLWRAVTGPVLERLPGTARVWWSPGGLLGTLPLHAAAPADASPGALDRVVSSYTPTLRALHHARLRAARPAGTGTLVVSVARAAGQAPLPGARREAEHLTRLIPRATLLADGSATHSAVVSALHGHAYAHFACHALGGPKRASDSRLVLHDHDEHPLTVRDLARLRLPTVRLAYLSACATLQTSPELADEAVHIVSAFQIAGFPHVVGSLWHVDDAIGADVALSVYSSLNRGDGTLDVARTAEALHRAVHTLRDTYPRTPSLWACQVHAGP; encoded by the coding sequence ATGCGCGTGGACCGATCCGTCACGCCGGACGGGCGGGTGGACGCGGAGGTGGTCTCCGGACCCGACGCCGATGCCGAACTGCGGGGCCTGCTGCGGACCTGTGACACGAGAACCGACATGGCGGCCCGGCTCGCGGCCGGCCGGCTCTGCGCCGCCCGGGCGCTCGCCGCCCCCGGGGAGCACGGCGTCGTGCACGGGTGCATGGCCGGAACCCTCCTCTACCCGGTCTGGGTATCCGATCCGGACCTGGTGCCACCCGAGTTGGCGGCGCGTTACGCCTCCAACGATCCGACCACGCACCCCGATCCGACGGACGCCGACGGTCCCGACGAGTGGGCGGTCTCGGCGGCGGCGTTGAAGATCGCGGCGGAGGGGCGGCAGCACCATCCGCCGCCGGACGCCCTCCCGGACGTCCGCAGGCTGCACGAGCTGGCCGTCCTGCTGACGGCGAATCCCGCTCCGCCCGAGATCCGGAACGCCACGGCCATAGGCCTCGGCAGCCTCGCAGTCCTGGCGACACCGGAGTACGACCCCGCGTTCGCGGGCCGGCTCAGAGGGGTGACCGACGCCGTCGCCGTCGCGGGGGCGACCTGGCCCTTCGGAGATCTGGCGGACGGCGATCCGGTCCGGTTCGTCCGCGGTTCCCTCGAAGGCATCCCGGCCGACTCCCCGGAACGACTCCTCGTCCTCGACGGCCTGGGCCGCCGGCTCCTGGACCGCTACACGGAGTCGTACGATCTCGAAGACCTGCACGAGTCGGCGGGCATCGCGCGGGAGGTACTGGCCCAGCTGCCGCCCGGCAGCCCCCGCCTGTCCAGCTGCCTCGGCGCTCTGGGGAAGGCGCTGCTCCTGATGTACCAGGTGGCGGGCGCGACGTCCGAGGAGTGCGACGAGGTGGTGGCGCTGTGCCGCCGGGCCGTCGACGCCCGTCCGGAGCAACCCGGCAGGGCCGGATACGACTTGGGCATGGCACTCGTCCTCCGGGCGCAGCACGTCGGCCGCACGGAAGATCTGGACGAGGCGATCGCGGTGTTCACTGGGGCGTTGGAGGCGGCCGGCAGTCCCGAGCTGGTCGCCGTCCTTCGCAACTCGCTGAGCAACGCGCTGCGTGCCCGGTCCGTCGCGACCGGCTCCCGGGCCGATCTCGTCGCGGCGCTCGGCCTCGTCGACCAGCCCCTCGACTCGCCGGAAGGGCCGGACGGACCACAACTTCCGCTTCTCGCCCCCGCGATGGCGCTGTTCAACCGCTACATGCGTGACCCGAGGGCGAACAAGGCGGATCTGGAAGAGGCGTTGCGCCGGCTGCGGCGGGCCGAGTCCCTCATGCCTCCGGCCCATCCGGACCGCCCCACGGCACTGGACGACCTCGGCCTCGTGTTGATGGCCAGCTACCAGCACTCGGGAGATCCGGCCCAGTTGAACGAGGCCGTGACCGCGCACCGCGAGTCCGTGGCGCTCACCCGCGAAGGACACGGGTCACTGGGACCGCGGCTGCTCAATCTCAGTGTCGCGTTGAGCCTGCGGCACCAGCTCACCGAGGACGGCGCCGACCTGCGGGAGTTCCAGGAGTGCCGACGCCGGGCCGCCGAACTCCCCGACGGGGGACCCGCGAACCGGGCGAGCGCACTGAGCTCCCTGGGAATGGGACTCGCGTCGGGCCTCGAACGGCTCCCCGGGCCGGCTGCCCGGCTCGACGAGGCGGTACGGCTCCTGAGACAGGCGCTCGCCCTCACCCCGGAGGACGACCCGATGCTGCCCCGGCGCCGCCTCAACCTCGCCGTGGCGCTCCTGCACCGCATAGCACGGGGCAGGCGACGCGACGAGGTGGCCGAGGCGCGTGAGGCCCGCCGACTGGCGGACACGGCGGTCGCCACACTTCCCCCGGGCTCGCCACACCTGGCCGGTGCCCTCACGGTGGCCGCGGACGCCCGGCTTCTGAGCCCCTTCGCCCTGGTGTCGTCGTCGGCCCGGGCGGAGGTGGTCGCGCTGTTTCGCAGGGCCCTCGACGCAACCGCCGCCGACCACCCCACACGCACCCAGCGCCTGATGAATCTGGGCAACGCCCTGTGCTTCACGGGCCTCCGGCGACGCCCCGGGAAGGAGGCACTGGCCGAAGCCGCCGAGCACTTCAGGCAGGCGGCTCTTGAGCAGCAGTGCCCACCGGCCCAGCGCCTGGCCGCCGCACAGGCTTGGGGCGAGGCCCGCGCGGAGGCGGGTGACTGGGCCGGCGCCTTGGACGGTCACGTCGTGGCGGTCGACCTCCTCCACTCCGTGGCGCCCCGCCATCTCGTCCGCGCCGACCAGGAGTTCCAGCTGAGTCGTCGGGTCGGGCTGGGCGCCGCCGCCGCGGCCTGCGCGGTGCGCTGCGGACAGCCCGGTCTCGCGGTCGGGCTGCTCGAACAGGCGAGGGGTGTGATCCTCTCCCACACCTTCGACGCCGACAGCGATCTGACCCGGCTCCGGGAAGCGGAACCGGACCTCGCGGACCGCTTCGAGGAGCTCCGGGCGGCCCTCGACACGGCGACGGGCAGCGACGGGTTCCTGTCGGAGGAACCGTCCGGTCCCACCGGCACCGGCACCGGCGCCGACGAGCGGCAGCGGCTGGCCGCCGCGTGGCACGACCTCACCGCCACGATCCGCACCGAACACCCCGGACTGGAGCTGCTGCGGCCGGTACGGGACTGGGACGAGAGCGAGCTGCGCGCCACCGCCGCCGCGGGTCCGGTGGTCCTGGTCAACGTCTCCCCGTACGGCAGTGACGCATTGATCGTCACCGAGCGCGCCATCGAGGCCGTACCGCTCCCGGACCTCGACCCGCGCACGACGGCGAAGCGCCGGAAAGCCTTCGAGAGCGCGCTGCTCCGGATCGAGGCACCGGAGACCTCGCGCAAGCAGTCCCGGAAGGCGCAGCAGGACGTCCGCGACACCCTCGCCTGGCTGTGGCGGGCGGTCACCGGCCCGGTCCTCGAACGGCTCCCCGGTACCGCCCGGGTGTGGTGGTCTCCGGGCGGCCTCCTGGGCACCCTGCCGCTGCACGCGGCTGCACCCGCGGACGCCTCTCCTGGCGCGCTGGACCGGGTGGTCTCCTCGTACACGCCGACCTTGCGGGCCCTGCACCACGCCCGTCTGCGTGCCGCCCGCCCCGCCGGCACCGGGACCCTCGTCGTCAGCGTCGCGCGGGCCGCCGGGCAGGCCCCGCTCCCCGGCGCCCGACGCGAGGCCGAGCACCTGACCCGCCTGATCCCCCGGGCCACCCTGCTGGCGGACGGCTCCGCCACCCACTCCGCGGTCGTCTCGGCGCTGCACGGCCACGCCTACGCCCATTTCGCCTGCCACGCCCTGGGCGGCCCAAAGCGGGCCTCCGACAGCCGGCTCGTCCTGCATGACCACGACGAACACCCCTTGACAGTGCGGGACTTGGCCCGGCTACGACTACCGACGGTGCGGCTCGCCTACCTGTCGGCGTGCGCCACCCTGCAAACCAGCCCCGAACTCGCCGACGAGGCGGTCCACATCGTCAGCGCCTTCCAGATCGCCGGCTTCCCCCACGTCGTCGGCTCGCTGTGGCACGTCGACGACGCCATCGGGGCGGACGTCGCGCTCAGCGTGTACTCCTCCCTGAACAGGGGCGACGGCACCCTCGACGTCGCTCGCACGGCCGAGGCCCTGCACCGCGCCGTACACACCCTGCGCGACACCTATCCCCGGACACCCAGTCTGTGGGCGTGCCAGGTGCATGCTGGTCCCTGA